One window from the genome of Halostella litorea encodes:
- a CDS encoding DUF5791 family protein, whose amino-acid sequence MFHDHRTDVDGLSPADLRSEYDADLAAAVEAAGVDRAAEAADVERSTVEALVAGDAPDLTLAAAAAIQALDPDAPDADTLVEMACEHLLLGMTTGVMDVDAVARELAIDLDPKEVQQKIERRAPMTFDEFVHVQHAIAGRQP is encoded by the coding sequence ATGTTTCACGACCACCGAACGGACGTCGACGGGCTGTCGCCCGCCGACCTGCGGAGCGAGTACGACGCGGACCTCGCGGCCGCGGTTGAGGCGGCCGGCGTCGACCGGGCCGCCGAGGCGGCGGACGTCGAGCGGTCGACAGTCGAGGCGCTGGTCGCGGGCGACGCGCCCGACCTGACGCTCGCGGCCGCGGCGGCGATCCAGGCGCTGGACCCGGACGCGCCCGACGCCGATACGCTCGTCGAGATGGCCTGCGAACACCTGCTGCTCGGGATGACGACGGGCGTCATGGACGTCGACGCGGTGGCCCGCGAACTCGCCATCGACCTGGACCCCAAGGAGGTCCAACAGAAGATAGAGCGGCGCGCGCCGATGACCTTCGACGAGTTCGTCCACGTGCAACACGCCATCGCGGGGCGCCAGCCGTGA
- a CDS encoding DUF7284 family protein gives MTDRGVSAVVDAALCLLLVTGAVATLAYLPADPGPSRANAADETADALGASTERVNYTLTVDGRELERSAQGTLAELLADAAVANATAWGRPISPASAAYVDRATAAVAAAVARPNASVAVRATWEPYPGSPVRGAVSAGDPPPQGADVHVATLRVPSGGPPGAAAEPTGDGYRSVARATATGVVATLFPPATTALSLSDPATAPLTAARYDRIDGALGTVAVGPGPGTRRDVARANGRLADALTEQFARDFEAGFESPHAAASAVAVGEVRIVVRVWER, from the coding sequence GTGACCGACCGCGGGGTCAGCGCGGTCGTCGACGCCGCGCTCTGCCTGCTGCTCGTCACCGGCGCGGTCGCGACGCTCGCGTATCTGCCGGCCGACCCCGGGCCGTCCCGGGCGAACGCGGCCGACGAGACGGCCGACGCGCTCGGGGCGAGCACCGAGCGGGTGAACTACACGCTGACGGTCGACGGCCGCGAACTGGAGCGGTCCGCACAGGGGACCCTCGCGGAACTGCTCGCCGACGCCGCCGTCGCGAACGCCACGGCGTGGGGACGCCCGATCTCGCCCGCCAGCGCCGCGTACGTCGACCGCGCGACCGCGGCCGTCGCCGCCGCCGTCGCACGGCCGAACGCCTCGGTCGCGGTGCGTGCGACGTGGGAGCCCTACCCCGGGTCGCCGGTCCGCGGCGCGGTGTCGGCCGGCGACCCGCCGCCGCAGGGGGCGGACGTCCACGTCGCGACACTCAGGGTACCGAGCGGCGGCCCGCCGGGCGCGGCGGCCGAACCGACCGGCGACGGCTACCGGAGCGTCGCCCGCGCGACCGCGACGGGCGTCGTTGCGACCCTGTTCCCGCCGGCGACAACCGCGCTGTCGCTGTCGGACCCCGCGACGGCGCCGCTGACTGCGGCCCGGTACGACAGGATCGACGGGGCGCTGGGGACGGTCGCGGTCGGCCCCGGCCCCGGCACGCGGCGCGACGTGGCGCGGGCGAACGGCCGCCTCGCCGACGCCCTGACCGAGCAGTTCGCCCGGGACTTCGAAGCGGGGTTCGAGTCGCCACACGCGGCCGCGTCGGCGGTCGCGGTCGGCGAAGTACGGATCGTCGTCAGGGTGTGGGAGCGATGA
- a CDS encoding DUF7310 family coiled-coil domain-containing protein: MADDIAERLAAVERALTDADADLPSVADDAELTGRVEELERRVEEMDERIAELDAGLQAVRGYVGSVRSVNEDVEARANAAVAGVEDLEARVDDLEADARRAAARTPADGPDGAAPGVRADQPDPAAATGAAVGRSTGPERSDAAAADADGPADDGANDAGVVARLRDAL, encoded by the coding sequence ATGGCCGACGACATCGCCGAGCGGCTCGCCGCCGTCGAGCGCGCGCTGACCGATGCGGACGCCGACCTGCCTTCGGTCGCCGACGACGCCGAACTGACCGGCCGCGTCGAGGAACTCGAACGCCGGGTCGAGGAGATGGACGAGCGGATCGCGGAACTGGACGCCGGCCTGCAGGCGGTCCGGGGCTACGTCGGGAGCGTCCGCTCGGTCAACGAGGACGTGGAGGCGCGCGCGAACGCCGCCGTCGCCGGGGTCGAGGATCTGGAGGCCCGGGTCGACGACCTCGAAGCCGACGCGAGGCGGGCGGCTGCCAGGACCCCGGCTGACGGACCAGACGGAGCCGCCCCGGGGGTGCGAGCCGACCAACCGGACCCAGCGGCGGCAACGGGGGCCGCGGTCGGGCGATCGACGGGACCCGAACGGTCGGACGCGGCGGCCGCCGACGCGGACGGCCCGGCGGACGACGGAGCGAACGACGCGGGCGTCGTCGCCCGCCTCCGCGACGCGCTGTGA
- a CDS encoding DUF7311 family protein, which translates to MTVRVVLAVLLATALVAASLPAVDDGRERATDSQVRGEIDRIERTAASLLATEETVPGASNGPRRSVTVSLPERSWHRAGVDELTIREPTEGSSRSRVAYAVAGRDRRVVTLDAPVRPAAGPLELSGGGDYQLRLRLVRVDGEQTVVVDRPGV; encoded by the coding sequence GTGACGGTCCGGGTCGTCCTCGCGGTCCTGCTCGCGACGGCGCTGGTCGCGGCGTCGCTCCCGGCGGTCGACGACGGCCGGGAGCGCGCGACCGACAGCCAGGTGCGGGGGGAGATAGACCGGATAGAGCGCACCGCCGCGTCGCTGCTCGCGACGGAGGAGACGGTACCCGGCGCGTCGAACGGGCCGCGCCGCAGCGTCACCGTGTCGCTGCCCGAGCGGAGCTGGCACCGCGCCGGCGTCGACGAACTGACGATCCGGGAGCCGACGGAGGGGTCTTCGCGGTCCAGGGTCGCGTACGCCGTCGCGGGGCGGGACCGGCGCGTCGTGACGCTGGACGCCCCGGTCCGCCCGGCCGCCGGCCCGCTCGAACTCTCTGGGGGCGGCGACTACCAGCTCCGGCTCCGCCTCGTGCGGGTCGACGGGGAACAGACCGTCGTCGTCGACCGTCCGGGGGTTTAG
- a CDS encoding DUF7283 family protein codes for MFDAPVDTWYLTVGVALTGVAFAGVAADLPSQAPPDAAGAADTVDAVAASEYPATAEQPVSADAVRLGPHRLALRDGGGTARATFAYGPVTPVGDGTLLWEVAQGADPAHVFESPAAFAAAAADARDRDPSWRDADDRIVVRTVSWGEKRVTLVDA; via the coding sequence ATGTTCGACGCGCCAGTCGACACGTGGTATCTCACCGTCGGCGTCGCGCTGACCGGCGTCGCGTTCGCCGGCGTGGCCGCCGACCTCCCGTCGCAGGCACCGCCCGACGCGGCCGGGGCGGCCGATACCGTCGACGCCGTCGCCGCGAGCGAATACCCGGCGACCGCGGAACAGCCGGTCTCGGCCGACGCGGTCAGGCTCGGCCCGCACCGTCTCGCGCTCCGCGACGGCGGCGGGACCGCCCGGGCGACGTTCGCGTACGGCCCCGTGACGCCGGTCGGCGACGGGACCCTGCTGTGGGAGGTCGCGCAGGGTGCCGACCCCGCGCACGTCTTCGAGTCGCCGGCCGCGTTCGCGGCGGCGGCCGCCGACGCGCGCGACCGCGACCCCTCGTGGCGGGACGCCGACGACCGCATCGTCGTCAGAACGGTCTCCTGGGGTGAGAAGCGTGTCACGCTGGTCGACGCGTAG
- a CDS encoding DUF7286 family protein yields the protein MRLADDRRARVPFALVGVLLLVGSATLGASLLDQHDRTPEVDAGAAVDRADAAVQTVVRDAVADASRRAAAAPVVEPANTRYGRVINDSTPFRDALRIRIYLAVQSRLGAVDKRVRSAGATASLPPVTNASDLRAAKRRVTVDRAGEGRVAVTVRNVSFVAEHDGQTVARERRTVDVTVPTPVLLLHDRVERYKDRLNRGALDGPGFGRRVAARLYAMAWARGYAQYGGAPVANVVGNRHVELAANGAALETQRSVFGRADPGGRVGLAKGTARVGITDALAETNVSGQGWVDYVLGEGDPPNGTLPGVGNATGPVSPGRTTTVGVNYTADVAATALLTGSEGPSLSAVVDDAYGTKARLVSNSRTVRPSVRPRTEPAGGNWTLNDTRRETDVTVTDGRASLPSVPPGWHELRSYRRVVAERTDAHREWTRGNETVWTTDRWTTRHRVGIRLVGTHAAGERVPNRPVRGVHAPGGALDGPNLAGIERRAARRLVVDRGGANELARAVADGDDVDGTVTVGGRQPDGVERWAYRDVADLRERVRNVSVTVERAGLATGANPPAELAAKLRSRRSALVDPPGRYDGVADRARVGVRAAYVDRTIRLLERQAEVVAETQAELDDALGDLGAVTGDRLQDLIDAARAVDQPGRHVVATDGGPTTLRVDGAPAYLTTASVDHDRVPAVADGETYHPLVARNENVVTVPYGDAAEGIVGEFVDDTTRVDLRTAAKTLRETNRALDAVDDEGVVASRRNLWSAVRKGLRNATDATAAELAAATALSRRESRDAVRDGLSEWDSTAARAIALANGSAAAPIADAAAARSGTPAAPAWRDRVRTRLRVATSEAMEDGSVRPPEGPVRDAASSLRAAARSRLEGAVEDGLRRAGDRATKRLARARTAVPAGVPVTPIPGYWFATANAWQVDLGGRYARFTVRAGRDSPATPGATVAYSRDGSPVSVDVDGDGEGERLGRSTRVSFEASTTVLVVVPPGKSGVGDVDGQRTEESPGWPDAGRADLKPLVG from the coding sequence ATGAGGCTGGCCGACGACCGCCGGGCGCGCGTCCCGTTCGCGCTGGTCGGCGTGCTCCTGCTCGTCGGGAGCGCGACACTCGGCGCGAGTCTGCTGGACCAACACGACCGGACCCCAGAAGTCGACGCCGGTGCCGCCGTCGACCGCGCCGACGCGGCCGTCCAGACGGTCGTCCGGGACGCGGTCGCGGACGCGAGCAGGCGGGCGGCGGCGGCTCCGGTCGTCGAGCCGGCGAACACCCGGTACGGCCGGGTCATCAACGACTCGACGCCGTTCCGCGACGCGCTGCGGATCCGGATCTACCTCGCGGTCCAGTCCCGGCTCGGAGCCGTCGACAAGCGCGTTCGGAGCGCCGGCGCGACCGCGTCGCTGCCGCCGGTGACGAACGCGTCGGACCTCCGCGCCGCGAAGCGCCGCGTAACCGTCGATCGCGCCGGCGAGGGCCGGGTCGCGGTCACCGTTCGGAACGTCTCGTTCGTCGCGGAGCACGACGGCCAGACGGTCGCCCGGGAGCGGCGGACGGTCGACGTGACCGTCCCGACACCCGTCCTCTTGCTCCACGACCGCGTCGAGCGCTACAAGGACCGGCTGAACCGCGGTGCGCTGGACGGTCCCGGCTTCGGCCGGCGCGTCGCCGCACGCCTCTACGCGATGGCCTGGGCCCGTGGCTACGCCCAGTACGGCGGCGCGCCGGTCGCCAACGTCGTCGGCAACCGCCACGTCGAACTGGCCGCGAACGGGGCGGCGCTGGAGACGCAGCGGTCGGTGTTCGGCCGCGCGGACCCGGGTGGTCGGGTCGGTCTCGCCAAGGGAACGGCCCGCGTCGGCATCACGGACGCACTCGCGGAGACGAACGTCAGCGGCCAGGGGTGGGTCGACTACGTCCTCGGCGAGGGCGACCCGCCGAACGGGACGCTCCCCGGGGTCGGGAACGCGACCGGACCGGTCTCGCCGGGCCGGACCACCACGGTCGGCGTGAACTACACGGCCGACGTGGCGGCGACGGCCCTGCTGACCGGCTCCGAGGGGCCGTCCCTGAGCGCCGTCGTGGACGACGCGTACGGGACGAAGGCGCGACTGGTCTCGAACTCCAGGACGGTCCGGCCCAGCGTCCGCCCGCGGACGGAACCGGCGGGCGGCAACTGGACGCTGAACGACACCCGCCGCGAGACGGACGTGACGGTCACGGACGGGCGGGCGTCGCTCCCGTCGGTGCCCCCCGGCTGGCACGAACTGCGAAGCTACCGGCGGGTCGTCGCCGAACGCACCGACGCACACCGCGAGTGGACGCGGGGCAACGAGACGGTCTGGACGACCGACCGGTGGACGACCCGGCACCGCGTTGGGATCCGGCTCGTCGGCACGCACGCCGCCGGCGAGCGTGTGCCGAACCGCCCGGTCAGGGGCGTCCACGCCCCCGGCGGCGCGCTGGACGGCCCCAACCTCGCGGGGATCGAACGACGCGCCGCGAGACGGCTCGTCGTCGACCGGGGCGGGGCGAACGAACTGGCGCGAGCCGTCGCCGACGGCGACGACGTCGACGGGACGGTCACCGTCGGCGGCCGGCAGCCGGACGGGGTCGAACGCTGGGCCTACCGGGACGTGGCCGACCTCCGCGAGCGCGTCCGCAACGTGTCGGTCACGGTCGAACGGGCCGGCCTCGCGACCGGTGCCAACCCGCCTGCCGAGCTAGCGGCGAAGCTCCGCTCGCGCCGGTCGGCGCTCGTCGACCCGCCGGGGCGGTACGACGGCGTGGCCGACCGCGCCCGGGTCGGCGTCCGCGCGGCGTACGTCGACCGCACGATCCGGCTGCTGGAGCGCCAGGCCGAGGTCGTCGCGGAGACCCAGGCGGAACTCGACGACGCGCTCGGCGACCTCGGTGCGGTTACCGGCGACCGACTGCAGGACCTGATCGACGCCGCCCGGGCGGTCGACCAGCCGGGGCGACACGTCGTCGCGACGGACGGCGGCCCGACGACCCTGCGCGTCGACGGCGCGCCGGCGTACCTGACGACGGCGTCGGTCGACCACGATAGGGTTCCCGCGGTCGCCGACGGGGAGACGTATCACCCGCTCGTCGCGCGCAACGAGAACGTCGTCACCGTCCCGTACGGCGACGCGGCGGAGGGGATCGTCGGCGAGTTCGTCGACGACACCACCCGGGTCGACCTGCGGACGGCGGCGAAGACGCTCCGCGAGACGAACCGCGCGCTCGACGCGGTCGACGACGAGGGGGTGGTCGCCAGCCGGAGGAACCTCTGGTCGGCCGTGCGGAAGGGGCTCCGGAACGCGACCGACGCCACGGCGGCCGAACTGGCTGCCGCGACCGCGCTGTCCCGGCGCGAGAGCCGGGACGCGGTCAGGGACGGGCTGTCCGAGTGGGACTCGACCGCCGCCCGCGCTATCGCGCTGGCAAACGGCTCCGCGGCCGCGCCGATCGCCGACGCGGCCGCCGCCCGGAGCGGGACGCCCGCCGCGCCGGCGTGGCGGGACCGGGTGCGGACCCGGCTCCGGGTCGCCACGTCCGAGGCGATGGAGGACGGGTCGGTCCGCCCGCCCGAGGGGCCGGTGCGGGACGCCGCGAGCAGCCTCCGCGCGGCGGCGCGGTCGCGGCTCGAAGGCGCGGTCGAGGACGGCCTGCGTCGTGCCGGCGACCGCGCCACGAAGCGACTCGCCCGGGCGCGAACCGCCGTCCCGGCCGGCGTGCCGGTGACGCCCATCCCCGGGTACTGGTTCGCGACGGCGAACGCGTGGCAGGTCGACCTCGGCGGACGGTACGCGCGGTTCACCGTCCGCGCCGGCCGCGACTCGCCGGCGACGCCCGGCGCGACGGTCGCATACTCCCGGGACGGCTCGCCGGTGTCGGTGGACGTCGACGGGGACGGCGAGGGCGAACGGCTCGGCCGCTCGACCCGCGTCTCGTTCGAGGCGTCGACGACGGTGCTCGTCGTCGTGCCGCCGGGGAAAAGCGGCGTCGGTGACGTCGACGGCCAGCGGACCGAGGAGTCGCCCGGGTGGCCCGACGCCGGGCGCGCCGATCTGAAGCCACTTGTAGGGTGA
- a CDS encoding NAD-dependent epimerase/dehydratase family protein, producing the protein MNVAVLGCGYVGLELGRQLRGAGHDVVGVRRSDAGIEAVRDAGLDAVRADVTDAASLADVPDADALVFAASSGGRGADAARRVYVDGLRTAIAAFGERASPPDRLVYTSSTGVYGDHGGDWVDETTPLDPTTEKTEVLAEAERVAREAAAEHGIDGTVARFAGLYGPDRYRLRRYVEGPVTEGYLNMVHRDDAAGAVRYLLEADRARDDVVLVVDDEPVSKWAFADWLADQCGVDPPAKRTKAERLAEGDLSAAAERRIQTSKRCSNDRLRSLGYEFAYPTFREGYRAAVDAFDPADE; encoded by the coding sequence ATGAACGTCGCCGTCCTCGGCTGTGGCTACGTCGGGTTGGAACTGGGTCGACAGCTACGCGGCGCCGGCCACGACGTCGTCGGCGTCCGCCGGTCCGACGCGGGGATCGAGGCCGTCCGCGACGCCGGCCTGGACGCCGTCCGGGCGGACGTGACCGACGCCGCGTCGCTCGCGGACGTCCCGGACGCCGACGCGCTGGTGTTCGCCGCGAGTTCGGGCGGGCGCGGGGCCGACGCGGCCCGGCGCGTGTACGTCGACGGCCTGCGGACGGCCATCGCGGCGTTCGGCGAGCGCGCATCGCCGCCGGACCGGCTGGTGTACACGTCCAGCACCGGCGTATACGGCGACCACGGCGGCGACTGGGTCGACGAGACGACGCCGCTGGACCCGACCACGGAGAAGACGGAGGTTCTCGCCGAAGCCGAGCGCGTCGCCCGCGAGGCGGCGGCGGAGCACGGAATCGACGGCACCGTCGCGCGGTTCGCCGGACTGTACGGCCCCGACAGGTACCGGCTCCGGCGGTACGTCGAGGGGCCGGTGACGGAGGGGTACCTGAACATGGTGCACCGCGACGACGCCGCCGGCGCGGTGCGGTACCTGCTGGAGGCCGACCGGGCGCGCGACGACGTCGTACTCGTCGTCGACGACGAACCGGTCTCGAAGTGGGCGTTCGCGGACTGGCTGGCCGACCAGTGCGGCGTCGATCCGCCGGCGAAGCGGACGAAAGCGGAGCGTCTGGCCGAGGGCGACCTCTCGGCGGCCGCGGAGCGGCGGATCCAGACGAGCAAGCGCTGTTCGAACGACCGGCTCAGGTCGCTCGGTTACGAGTTCGCGTACCCGACGTTCCGCGAGGGGTATCGGGCCGCTGTGGACGCCTTCGACCCGGCCGACGAATAG
- a CDS encoding ATPase, T2SS/T4P/T4SS family, whose amino-acid sequence MRGIFDRFREGDERPCGCRPSFDGDRLVVDADDCSGDGRLADEADCRETVVTSLTDRDAEAVLTRSRGVERAYEDAAAALLVAAGRFAERVAFRDETLAATARRDPLRAARDAGARASPVSDVAAETGLLELATAVDGYADALRPSVGVAVAGSRVRSRPPADARLVDARDLDTGSTARVYAREGDGVRTYHLAPVEEDLPPDATATLVDAHEALATGAVEGGDRAPGRAVRRVADGDDPVCLLADVLRKHARGFGVLEDLLADPRVSDVYATAPVTENPLRAVVDGETMRTNVRLTEDGAAALASRFRRASGRGFSRAAPTLDAAAETAAGDRIRVAGVTDPVSDGVAFAFRAHGEDAFTLPALVANGTLPADAAALLSVAVERGAAALVAGARGAGKTTTLGSLLWEIPAETRVVAIEDTPELPVAALQAAGRDVQPVRTTLDDGPGIAPTEALRTALRLGEGGLVLGEVRGEEAQVLYEAMRVGANASAVLGTIHGDGGESVRERVVSDLGVPESSFATTDLVVTLEAYRDDGERARRVRAVEEVVDRDGGVGFEPLYAMTDDGLAATGRIDRGESRLLPTLADAGETYADLRDRLAAREDLIAGLAADERTRPEDVTRAYAEGKC is encoded by the coding sequence ATGCGAGGGATCTTCGACCGGTTCCGGGAGGGCGACGAGCGGCCCTGCGGCTGTCGCCCCTCGTTCGACGGCGACCGCCTCGTCGTCGACGCCGACGACTGTTCGGGCGACGGCAGACTCGCCGACGAGGCGGACTGCCGCGAGACCGTTGTGACGTCGCTGACCGACCGCGACGCGGAGGCGGTGCTGACGCGGTCCCGCGGCGTCGAACGGGCGTACGAGGACGCCGCCGCGGCGCTGCTGGTCGCCGCCGGCCGGTTCGCGGAGCGCGTCGCCTTCCGCGATGAGACGCTTGCCGCGACCGCGCGGCGCGACCCGCTCCGGGCCGCCCGGGACGCCGGCGCGCGGGCCAGTCCGGTGAGCGACGTCGCGGCCGAGACGGGACTGCTCGAACTCGCGACCGCCGTCGACGGGTACGCCGACGCGCTCCGGCCGTCGGTCGGAGTCGCGGTCGCCGGCTCCCGCGTCCGCTCCCGGCCGCCGGCCGACGCACGGCTGGTCGACGCCCGGGACCTGGACACTGGGTCGACCGCCCGCGTCTACGCGCGGGAGGGCGACGGCGTGCGGACCTACCACCTCGCGCCCGTCGAGGAGGACCTCCCGCCGGACGCGACGGCGACGCTGGTCGACGCCCACGAGGCGCTGGCGACGGGCGCGGTCGAGGGCGGCGACCGTGCGCCGGGGCGGGCGGTCAGGCGCGTCGCGGACGGCGACGACCCGGTCTGCCTGCTCGCGGACGTGCTCCGGAAGCATGCCCGCGGGTTCGGGGTGCTGGAGGACCTCCTCGCGGACCCGCGCGTCTCCGACGTGTACGCGACCGCGCCGGTGACGGAGAACCCCCTCCGGGCGGTGGTCGACGGCGAGACGATGCGGACGAACGTCCGCCTCACCGAGGACGGCGCGGCGGCGCTTGCCTCCCGCTTTCGCCGCGCGAGCGGCCGTGGGTTCTCCCGGGCCGCGCCGACGCTCGACGCCGCGGCGGAGACGGCGGCCGGCGACCGGATCCGCGTCGCGGGCGTGACCGACCCGGTCAGCGACGGCGTCGCCTTCGCGTTCCGCGCACACGGCGAGGACGCGTTCACGCTCCCCGCGCTCGTGGCGAACGGGACCCTCCCGGCCGACGCGGCCGCGCTCCTCTCCGTGGCGGTCGAGCGCGGCGCGGCGGCGCTCGTCGCCGGGGCGCGCGGGGCCGGGAAGACGACGACGCTCGGGTCGCTCCTCTGGGAGATCCCGGCCGAGACGCGGGTCGTCGCCATCGAGGACACGCCGGAGCTCCCGGTGGCCGCGCTCCAGGCCGCCGGACGCGACGTCCAGCCGGTCCGGACGACGCTCGACGACGGCCCGGGGATCGCGCCGACGGAGGCGCTCCGGACGGCGCTGCGGCTGGGCGAGGGCGGACTCGTCCTCGGCGAGGTCCGTGGCGAGGAGGCACAGGTGCTGTACGAGGCGATGCGGGTGGGGGCGAACGCCAGCGCCGTGCTCGGCACGATCCACGGCGACGGCGGTGAGAGCGTCCGCGAGCGCGTCGTCTCCGATTTGGGCGTCCCGGAGTCGTCGTTCGCGACGACCGATCTGGTCGTCACGCTCGAAGCGTACCGGGACGACGGCGAGCGGGCGCGGCGCGTGCGGGCCGTCGAGGAGGTGGTCGACCGCGACGGCGGCGTCGGGTTCGAGCCGCTGTACGCGATGACCGACGACGGCCTCGCCGCAACCGGACGGATCGACCGCGGCGAGAGCCGCCTGCTCCCGACGCTCGCCGACGCCGGCGAGACGTACGCCGACCTGCGCGACCGACTCGCCGCACGCGAGGACCTGATCGCGGGGCTCGCCGCGGACGAGCGGACGCGTCCCGAGGACGTGACGCGGGCCTACGCCGAGGGGAAATGCTGA
- a CDS encoding type II secretion system protein, which translates to MLTALLRALARLSPVETSPSAELRRSLGFLDTDTTAETVVDAGYGAAVVVAALGVAVTAVVPPAMRPGGAVGGLALALAAAHGVHRAPVVAAAARRTAALGDAPGLVGRAVLRMRITPAAETATAFAARTGRGPLARSLRERVRAAEGTPRTGLASFADEWDEWFPALTRSAHLLLAAAAAPAAERSRTLDRALTAVLDGTRDRMAAFASDVRAPATALYAFGVLLPLSLVAAVPAASVAGVPVTLPLFAFVYDVVLPLGLVGAGVWLLLRRPVAFPPPAVSRSHPDVPDRRWPPLAAGGVAACVGAGVGLVALPVWTAPVAAIGFGAGVTLVAWYRPVVAVRERVRAVEGGLVDALYLVGRRVAEGAAVESAIARASEEVDGGMGDVLAGAARRQRQLGVGVRESFLGDHGALADVPSPRVRSTAALLALAASEGRPAGGAVVATADHVEELRTVEREARHELSRVTGTLGHTAAVFGPLVAGVTVALAGGIGGTKFGEPALPPAGLGLAVGGYVLLLAAVLSALAAGLEAGIDRPLVGYRVGRALCAATPTFLGAFALARLLV; encoded by the coding sequence ATGCTGACGGCGCTGCTCCGGGCGCTCGCCCGGCTGTCGCCCGTTGAGACGTCCCCGAGCGCGGAACTGCGCCGCTCGCTTGGCTTTCTCGACACCGACACGACCGCGGAGACAGTCGTCGACGCTGGCTACGGCGCGGCGGTCGTCGTCGCCGCGCTCGGCGTCGCGGTCACGGCCGTCGTGCCGCCGGCGATGCGTCCCGGGGGTGCGGTGGGCGGCCTCGCGCTCGCCTTGGCCGCGGCCCACGGCGTCCATCGTGCCCCGGTCGTCGCCGCGGCCGCGCGGCGGACCGCGGCGCTCGGCGACGCGCCGGGGCTGGTCGGCCGCGCCGTCTTGCGGATGCGGATCACGCCCGCCGCGGAGACGGCGACGGCCTTCGCCGCCCGAACCGGCCGGGGGCCGCTGGCGCGGAGCCTCCGCGAGCGCGTTCGGGCGGCGGAGGGGACCCCGCGGACGGGCCTCGCGAGTTTCGCCGACGAGTGGGACGAGTGGTTCCCGGCGCTGACGCGCTCGGCGCACCTGCTGCTGGCGGCCGCGGCCGCGCCGGCGGCCGAGCGGTCGCGGACGCTGGACCGCGCGCTGACGGCCGTCCTCGACGGGACCCGCGACCGGATGGCGGCGTTCGCGAGCGACGTGCGCGCCCCGGCCACCGCGCTGTACGCGTTCGGCGTCTTGCTCCCGCTCTCGCTGGTCGCGGCGGTGCCGGCCGCCAGCGTTGCCGGCGTTCCGGTCACCCTCCCGCTGTTCGCGTTCGTCTACGACGTCGTCCTCCCGCTCGGCCTCGTCGGTGCCGGCGTGTGGCTGCTCCTCCGGCGGCCAGTCGCGTTCCCGCCGCCGGCCGTCTCGCGCTCGCACCCGGACGTCCCGGACCGGCGCTGGCCGCCGCTCGCCGCCGGCGGCGTCGCGGCCTGTGTCGGCGCGGGGGTCGGCCTCGTAGCCCTGCCCGTCTGGACCGCCCCCGTCGCCGCAATCGGATTCGGTGCTGGCGTCACGCTCGTCGCCTGGTACCGCCCGGTCGTCGCGGTTCGGGAGCGCGTCCGGGCCGTCGAGGGCGGCCTGGTCGACGCGCTCTACCTCGTCGGGCGGCGCGTCGCCGAGGGCGCGGCCGTCGAGTCGGCTATCGCGCGGGCGAGCGAGGAGGTCGACGGCGGGATGGGCGACGTGCTCGCCGGCGCGGCCCGCCGACAGCGCCAGCTCGGCGTCGGCGTCCGGGAGTCGTTCCTTGGCGACCACGGCGCGCTCGCTGACGTGCCGAGCCCGCGCGTCCGGAGCACCGCGGCGCTGCTCGCGCTGGCCGCGAGCGAGGGGCGCCCGGCCGGCGGCGCGGTCGTCGCCACCGCGGACCACGTCGAGGAGCTCCGGACCGTGGAGCGCGAGGCCCGCCACGAACTCTCGCGGGTCACGGGGACGCTCGGCCACACGGCCGCCGTGTTCGGGCCGCTCGTCGCGGGCGTGACAGTGGCGCTCGCCGGCGGCATCGGCGGGACGAAGTTCGGCGAGCCGGCGCTGCCGCCGGCGGGGCTCGGCCTCGCGGTCGGCGGGTACGTGCTCCTGCTCGCCGCGGTCCTCTCGGCGCTGGCCGCGGGGCTCGAAGCCGGCATCGACCGGCCGCTGGTCGGCTACCGCGTCGGACGGGCGCTCTGTGCCGCCACGCCGACGTTCCTCGGCGCGTTCGCGCTCGCCCGCCTGCTGGTCTGA
- a CDS encoding DUF7285 family protein: MSRWSTRRGQTEPLAAVAAVLAVGAGLALYAATVDATLPGDGARDATPTLRRVWRAVAETGVVAPADLPSGLHAAPGGHEVRITLTAGGETWTAGADAPPDAASAVRTASVRVGPGSVRVGRLRVEVWS; encoded by the coding sequence GTGTCACGCTGGTCGACGCGTAGGGGCCAGACCGAACCGCTCGCCGCCGTGGCGGCGGTGCTGGCGGTCGGGGCCGGCCTCGCGCTGTACGCGGCGACCGTCGACGCGACGCTTCCGGGGGACGGCGCGCGTGACGCGACGCCGACCCTCCGCCGCGTCTGGCGCGCGGTCGCGGAGACGGGCGTCGTCGCGCCCGCGGACCTCCCGTCGGGGCTGCACGCCGCGCCCGGCGGCCACGAGGTCCGGATCACGCTGACCGCCGGCGGTGAGACGTGGACCGCGGGCGCCGACGCCCCGCCCGACGCCGCGTCCGCCGTCCGAACGGCGAGCGTCCGGGTCGGGCCGGGGTCGGTTCGCGTCGGCCGCCTGCGCGTGGAGGTGTGGTCGTGA